The Arcanobacterium pinnipediorum genome includes a region encoding these proteins:
- a CDS encoding tetratricopeptide repeat protein, whose amino-acid sequence MSMPGFGGVVDLSTLKKDPQPASSNAQPQGLSQENGSAQTIPGPWILDVTETNLESTLQTSMSLPVVVVFTAPQSQHSQTLVAQLSELITKFGGQIQLAIVDASIEQGVAGAFGIQAVPSVVALLQGQPVPLFQGLPEQTAIEDTLTKLLEAGRQYGLSAVLDGDSAGVAPEPEIPPLHKEGLAALEAGDLEGAHAAYRAAIKENPGDQEAQTALHQVELLQRVQAINPENSPLQAQSLIHAASSAPLSDIDVHLQASDLELSFGHADAAFARLIDVIRATSGQDRERARTRLLALFDIVGQHSPIVAQARKTLTSVLF is encoded by the coding sequence ATGAGTATGCCAGGATTTGGTGGAGTAGTTGATCTATCGACGCTCAAGAAAGATCCCCAGCCAGCTTCCTCGAATGCTCAGCCACAGGGGTTGAGTCAAGAAAATGGTTCTGCGCAAACGATCCCGGGGCCGTGGATTTTAGATGTTACCGAAACGAATCTGGAATCGACGCTCCAGACGTCGATGAGCCTGCCCGTCGTCGTCGTTTTCACTGCACCGCAATCACAACACTCCCAAACCTTAGTTGCACAACTTAGCGAACTGATCACAAAATTTGGCGGGCAGATCCAACTAGCAATTGTTGACGCCTCGATTGAACAAGGGGTGGCTGGAGCATTCGGTATTCAGGCAGTGCCGTCGGTAGTAGCGCTATTGCAAGGTCAGCCGGTGCCGTTATTCCAAGGCCTTCCCGAACAAACAGCTATCGAAGATACGCTCACCAAACTCCTTGAAGCAGGACGCCAATATGGCCTTAGTGCAGTTTTGGATGGCGATAGTGCCGGGGTAGCCCCGGAACCAGAAATACCGCCGTTACACAAGGAAGGCCTAGCAGCTCTCGAAGCAGGCGATCTTGAGGGGGCACATGCTGCTTATCGGGCAGCGATCAAAGAAAACCCAGGGGACCAAGAAGCTCAAACTGCACTGCATCAAGTTGAACTACTCCAACGAGTCCAAGCGATAAATCCGGAAAATTCTCCGCTCCAAGCACAGAGCTTGATACATGCCGCTAGCAGTGCGCCGCTTAGCGATATCGATGTCCATCTCCAAGCTAGTGACTTAGAGTTATCTTTCGGACATGCTGATGCGGCTTTTGCTCGGCTAATCGATGTTATTCGAGCAACCTCAGGGCAAGATCGCGAACGGGCTCGTACCCGCTTATTGGCATTATTTGATATTGTGGGCCAACATTCACCCATAGTGGCCCAAGCCCGTAAAACATTGACGAGCGTGCTGTTTTAG
- a CDS encoding LacI family DNA-binding transcriptional regulator, whose translation MTKRIRLADLATHAGVSTATVSRVLNGKHSVAPDTRQAVLAALDLLGYERPEQLRERSGGLIGLILPELTNPIFPQFAQYLEGAMTMHGYTPLLGTQIAGGATEDSYVEAMVEHRVDGLIFVSGLHADATASLERYHRITALGIPFVTMNGFNSGLSIPDFSTDDASAIRQSVRHLVGLGHKKIGLATGPIRFGPARVKTETFIETMARMLPREHAHRSHTLFTVEGGVSACTDLIAQGCTAIIFASDVMAYGAIRYCQSSGLRIPEDLSIVGYDDSPLNAFTNPPLTTLHQPVKTMCETAVTTLIGMINGTQSSIGAMKFEPELIVRESTTPPRK comes from the coding sequence ATGACCAAGCGAATCCGGTTAGCGGACCTGGCTACACATGCCGGGGTATCAACAGCTACTGTTTCGCGCGTCTTAAACGGCAAACATTCTGTTGCCCCAGATACGCGCCAAGCAGTTCTAGCGGCTCTGGACTTACTTGGTTATGAACGCCCTGAGCAACTGCGCGAACGCAGTGGTGGGCTCATTGGCCTGATACTTCCCGAATTGACCAATCCAATCTTTCCACAGTTTGCTCAGTATCTTGAAGGTGCCATGACGATGCATGGCTACACCCCGCTACTAGGAACACAGATCGCTGGTGGGGCTACTGAGGATTCCTATGTAGAGGCCATGGTAGAACATCGCGTTGATGGTCTGATTTTCGTCTCGGGCCTGCACGCCGATGCGACCGCTAGCTTAGAACGATACCATCGCATCACTGCATTGGGGATACCGTTTGTCACCATGAATGGTTTCAATTCCGGACTGTCAATACCTGATTTCTCAACCGACGACGCCTCAGCAATTCGCCAATCAGTGCGCCACTTGGTGGGGCTGGGCCATAAAAAGATCGGACTAGCTACCGGCCCGATTCGTTTTGGTCCCGCACGAGTAAAAACCGAAACATTCATTGAAACAATGGCACGAATGCTTCCGCGCGAGCACGCCCACCGCTCACACACTCTCTTCACGGTTGAAGGAGGCGTCTCAGCATGCACTGACCTCATAGCTCAAGGCTGCACGGCTATTATTTTTGCTTCAGACGTGATGGCATACGGCGCTATTCGCTATTGCCAATCATCTGGCTTACGCATTCCCGAAGATCTATCAATCGTTGGCTATGATGATTCCCCGCTCAACGCCTTTACGAATCCGCCACTAACCACACTTCACCAACCGGTAAAAACAATGTGCGAAACCGCTGTCACTACTCTGATCGGGATGATCAATGGTACTCAATCATCAATTGGAGCTATGAAATTTGAGCCAGAACTCATTGTACGAGAATCAACTACGCCGCCACGTAAATGA
- a CDS encoding sugar ABC transporter substrate-binding protein yields MRRGIALLAITGMAIAGLTGCGSSDSGKASDNSTASESPSTDAALTVWVDDNRKPAFEIAAQKYEEETGNKVELVVKENDQIRSEFAAQVPTGKGPDITFGAHDWLGEFVTNGIVAPIELGDKASEFSDIALKAFSYDGQTYGVPYAVENIAIIRNADLAKDPTPATFDEMIAAGKATGAPTPFMVQVDEKGDPFHMYPFESSFSGPVFKTDADGNYTPELNLGGEKGEAFAQWLGAKAAAGELSAAWTYDIVVEAFKKGEVPFILGGPWMLGDFKGMNISVDPIPAAGDMPAAPFVGVQGGFISAKSENQLLATDFLVNYVGSEEVQDALYEAGQRTPALKASATKIESDPVAAGFARAGQAGLPMPSLPQMGSVWSFWGATEAQIIGGADPVATWQKMITDIENEIAAK; encoded by the coding sequence ATGCGTCGTGGCATTGCACTCTTAGCTATTACCGGAATGGCGATCGCCGGACTTACCGGTTGCGGATCGTCAGATTCAGGAAAAGCGTCAGATAATTCAACCGCGTCCGAAAGCCCATCAACAGACGCCGCGTTAACGGTGTGGGTGGATGACAATCGTAAGCCAGCGTTTGAGATCGCGGCACAAAAATATGAAGAAGAAACTGGAAACAAGGTCGAACTGGTTGTCAAAGAAAATGACCAGATTCGTTCCGAATTTGCAGCTCAAGTTCCCACCGGTAAAGGTCCAGATATTACCTTCGGCGCTCATGATTGGTTAGGCGAATTCGTCACTAACGGTATTGTTGCCCCCATCGAGCTTGGCGATAAGGCTAGCGAATTTTCCGATATTGCGTTGAAAGCATTTTCCTATGATGGACAAACTTATGGCGTTCCCTATGCAGTAGAGAATATTGCGATCATCCGTAATGCTGACTTGGCTAAGGATCCAACTCCGGCAACGTTTGATGAAATGATCGCTGCTGGCAAGGCAACCGGTGCTCCAACTCCGTTCATGGTCCAGGTTGATGAAAAGGGCGATCCGTTCCACATGTATCCCTTCGAATCCTCGTTCTCGGGCCCAGTTTTCAAAACCGACGCTGATGGAAACTACACCCCAGAGCTCAACCTCGGTGGCGAAAAGGGTGAAGCATTCGCACAGTGGCTAGGAGCAAAAGCTGCTGCCGGCGAGCTTTCTGCCGCATGGACCTACGATATCGTCGTCGAAGCATTTAAGAAGGGCGAAGTACCGTTTATTCTTGGTGGCCCATGGATGCTCGGTGATTTCAAAGGCATGAACATCTCCGTTGATCCGATCCCAGCTGCCGGTGACATGCCAGCAGCACCTTTCGTTGGCGTCCAGGGTGGTTTCATCTCTGCAAAGTCAGAAAACCAACTTCTCGCAACTGACTTCCTAGTCAACTATGTTGGTTCTGAAGAAGTCCAAGATGCCCTCTACGAAGCCGGCCAGCGCACACCGGCGCTGAAAGCCTCAGCCACAAAGATCGAATCTGATCCAGTGGCCGCTGGTTTTGCTCGAGCGGGCCAAGCAGGACTCCCAATGCCATCACTTCCACAGATGGGCTCAGTATGGAGCTTCTGGGGAGCAACCGAAGCTCAGATTATCGGCGGCGCAGATCCAGTAGCAACCTGGCAGAAGATGATCACCGATATCGAAAATGAAATTGCTGCGAAGTAA
- a CDS encoding ABC transporter permease subunit, which translates to MSQMIKPSQASLNRKARRAKLSRRDSAATTWGKGFVVKLVLMAIVNALGIYIVFTAFGVGSTALAALMIVLLVALDWVYFSRKTLALKYLAPGLVFLLIFQAFVILYTAYIAFTNYGHQHTLDKQSAIESILLQNSSQRVPDSPQYPLVVVEQNGELGFAVIDPDEKVIKAGTATQQLTEVDGTFTGSKITEVEGYRIVALSELGKRQNEVTQLRVALSDDPDEGAIGTQTGTVGYQFISTVKYDAQTDTMTDISTGTVYHANDNTGFFEADDGSTINVGWRVIVGFANFAKGFGDSRYAQPFLQVLIWNVIFALMSVITTFLLGMVLAIVLNDERLKGRKLYRTLLLLPYAFPTFMTAFLFAGLMNRSYGFFNQVLGVEVPWLTDPTMAKVSIILVNLWMGFPYMFLIVTGALQAIPGELTEAAKIDGASPFQAWRNVTLPQLMISLTPLLIASFAFNFNNFNLIFMLNGGGPRMSDASVPVGHTDILISMVYKIAGLTGEAAPNYGLAAAMSLVIFLIVGSVSLYSFKKSKSLEVM; encoded by the coding sequence ATGTCGCAGATGATTAAGCCTAGTCAGGCATCGCTTAACCGAAAGGCGCGACGAGCCAAATTATCACGCCGAGACTCAGCTGCCACCACGTGGGGGAAAGGCTTTGTCGTCAAACTGGTTTTGATGGCGATCGTCAACGCTCTAGGAATCTATATTGTTTTCACTGCCTTCGGGGTAGGCTCAACCGCCCTGGCAGCCCTCATGATTGTCCTCTTAGTGGCACTAGATTGGGTGTATTTTTCTCGCAAGACCTTAGCGTTGAAATATCTCGCACCAGGTTTAGTGTTTTTGCTGATATTCCAGGCCTTCGTGATCCTCTACACCGCATATATCGCATTTACCAACTACGGTCATCAACACACCCTTGACAAGCAGTCAGCAATCGAGTCAATTCTGTTGCAGAACTCCTCCCAGCGTGTGCCAGACTCACCGCAGTACCCGCTCGTCGTCGTCGAACAAAACGGTGAACTAGGTTTCGCCGTGATCGATCCAGATGAGAAGGTTATAAAGGCAGGAACCGCCACACAGCAATTAACCGAAGTTGATGGAACGTTCACGGGATCGAAAATCACCGAAGTCGAAGGCTATCGTATCGTTGCGTTATCTGAGCTCGGCAAGCGCCAAAACGAGGTAACCCAGCTACGTGTAGCCCTCAGTGATGACCCCGACGAAGGAGCTATCGGTACCCAGACGGGAACAGTTGGCTATCAGTTTATTTCCACCGTGAAATATGATGCTCAGACCGATACGATGACTGATATTTCTACCGGCACGGTCTATCATGCAAACGACAATACGGGCTTTTTTGAGGCCGACGACGGCTCAACGATTAACGTTGGCTGGCGCGTTATTGTTGGGTTCGCTAATTTTGCAAAGGGCTTTGGTGATTCGCGATATGCCCAACCATTCCTACAAGTTTTGATATGGAATGTTATTTTTGCACTCATGTCTGTTATCACCACCTTCCTCTTAGGAATGGTTTTGGCGATTGTGCTCAACGATGAGCGGCTTAAGGGACGAAAACTTTATCGAACGCTATTGTTGTTGCCTTATGCTTTCCCTACATTTATGACGGCGTTCCTATTTGCTGGTTTAATGAATCGCAGCTATGGCTTCTTTAATCAAGTATTAGGAGTAGAAGTACCATGGCTAACCGACCCGACGATGGCAAAGGTTTCTATCATCTTAGTCAATTTGTGGATGGGCTTTCCGTACATGTTCCTGATCGTAACTGGCGCCCTCCAAGCTATTCCCGGCGAGTTAACCGAGGCGGCTAAAATCGACGGAGCTTCACCATTCCAAGCATGGCGAAATGTGACGTTGCCACAGCTCATGATTTCCTTAACTCCGTTGTTGATCGCATCATTTGCATTTAATTTCAACAACTTCAATCTGATTTTCATGCTTAATGGCGGTGGTCCACGAATGAGTGATGCTTCGGTACCTGTTGGGCATACCGATATCCTCATCTCGATGGTGTACAAGATTGCGGGCCTAACCGGAGAAGCCGCACCAAACTATGGGTTAGCTGCCGCTATGTCCTTAGTGATCTTCTTGATCGTTGGCTCGGTTTCCCTCTACTCCTTTAAGAAATCTAAGTCGCTGGAGGTGATGTGA
- a CDS encoding sugar ABC transporter permease encodes MENTVISPAVTANKVPFGKWVRETGFRHVIAVIAVAYAAFPILYIVSAALNPNIKTTLTGANEMFSVVSGENFAELSDTIFWTWFSNTLFIGVTTAIGTVLMGAAAAYAFSRFRFSGRKVTLMSLMVIQMFPQLLTFVAIFLLLTTLGEVFPVLGIDSKLALICVYLGGALGANTFLMYGFFNSIPMELDEAAKIDGATHSQVYWTIIMPLVIPILAVVGLLSFIAAFNDFILARTILTSQENWTLAVGMNLWVGGNEKNWDWFAAGSIIAAVPILLLFLFLQKYIVSGLTGGAVKG; translated from the coding sequence ATGGAAAACACTGTTATTAGTCCTGCAGTAACTGCTAATAAGGTTCCTTTTGGTAAGTGGGTACGGGAGACCGGTTTCCGGCATGTGATTGCTGTTATTGCGGTTGCTTATGCGGCATTCCCGATTTTGTATATCGTTTCAGCAGCACTCAATCCGAATATCAAGACCACGCTCACGGGTGCTAATGAGATGTTCTCGGTTGTTTCGGGAGAAAACTTTGCCGAACTATCGGATACGATTTTTTGGACCTGGTTTTCTAACACGTTGTTCATTGGTGTAACGACGGCGATCGGCACAGTGCTCATGGGTGCGGCAGCCGCATACGCATTTTCCCGGTTCCGCTTCTCGGGGCGCAAAGTAACACTGATGTCACTGATGGTGATACAGATGTTCCCACAGTTGCTTACCTTCGTGGCAATCTTCTTGTTGCTTACCACGTTGGGTGAAGTTTTCCCAGTATTAGGTATTGATTCGAAACTAGCGTTGATCTGTGTATATCTCGGTGGCGCGTTGGGTGCGAACACTTTCCTTATGTATGGTTTCTTCAATTCGATTCCGATGGAGCTTGATGAGGCGGCCAAGATCGATGGTGCAACGCATTCGCAAGTTTATTGGACAATCATCATGCCGTTGGTTATCCCGATACTTGCTGTGGTGGGATTGTTGAGCTTCATTGCTGCGTTCAACGACTTCATCTTGGCGCGTACAATTCTTACCTCCCAGGAAAATTGGACGCTCGCAGTAGGAATGAACTTGTGGGTTGGTGGAAATGAGAAGAACTGGGATTGGTTTGCGGCTGGTTCGATTATTGCCGCTGTTCCAATATTGTTGCTCTTCTTGTTCTTACAGAAATACATTGTTTCTGGTCTGACTGGCGGCGCAGTCAAGGGCTAG